The following are encoded in a window of Athene noctua chromosome 29, bAthNoc1.hap1.1, whole genome shotgun sequence genomic DNA:
- the LOC141971655 gene encoding feather keratin 3-like: MSCYDLCPPKSGVAVPQPIAESCNELCARQCPDSSAFIQPPPVVVTFPGPILSSFPQQAVVGSSGAPAFGGNLGLGGLYGAGATLGSGGLCTFGRPYASPACSPCALPRYSRKLWDTCGPC, from the coding sequence ATGTCTTGCTACGACCTGTGCCCACCAAAAAGCGGCGTCGCCGTCCCCCAGCCCATCGCTGAGAGCTGCAACGAGCTGTGCGCCCGGCAGTGCCCCGACTCGTCGGCCTTCATCCAGCCGCCCCCCGTCGTCGTCACCttccccggccccatcctcagctccttcccccagcaagccGTGGTGGGCTCGTCCGGAGCCCCCGCCTTTGGGGgcaacctggggctggggggcctctATGGCGCCGGGGCCACGCTGGGCTCAGGGGGCCTCTGCACCTTTGGCAGACCCTacgcttctcctgcctgcagcccttgtgCCCTGCCCCGCTACAGCAGGAAGCTCTGGGACACCTGTGGGCCCTGCTag
- the LOC141971670 gene encoding scale keratin-like — protein MSCYDLCPPKSGVAVPQPIAESCNELCARQCPDSSAFIQPPPVVVTFPGPILSSFPQQAVVGSSGAPAFGGNLGLGGLYGAGATLGSGGLCTSGRPYASPACSPCALPRYSRKLWDTCGPC, from the coding sequence ATGTCTTGCTACGACCTGTGCCCACCGAAAAGCGGCGTCGCCGTCCCCCAGCCCATCGCTGAGAGCTGCAACGAGCTGTGCGCCCGGCAGTGCCCCGACTCGTCGGCCTTCATCCAGCCGCCCCCCGTCGTCGTCACCttccccggccccatcctcagctccttcccccagcaagccGTGGTGGGCTCGTCCGGAGCCCCCGCCTTTGGGGgcaacctggggctggggggcctctATGGCGCCGGGGCCACGCTGGGCTCAGGGGGCCTCTGCACCTCTGGCAGACCCTacgcttctcctgcctgcagcccttgtgCCCTGCCCCGCTACAGCAGGAAGCTCTGGGACACCTGTGGGCCCTGCTAG
- the LOC141971666 gene encoding feather keratin 3-like yields the protein MSCYDLCPPKSGVAVPQPIAESCNELCARQCPDSSAFIQPPPVVVTFPGPILSSFPQQAVVGSSGAPAFGGNLGLGGLYGAGATLGSGGLCTFGRPYASPACSPCALPRYSRKLWDTCGPC from the coding sequence ATGTCTTGCTACGACCTGTGCCCACCGAAAAGCGGCGTCGCCGTCCCCCAGCCCATCGCTGAGAGCTGCAACGAGCTGTGCGCCCGGCAGTGCCCCGACTCGTCGGCCTTCATCCAGCCGCCCCCCGTCGTCGTCACCttccccggccccatcctcagctccttcccccagcaagccGTGGTGGGCTCGTCCGGAGCCCCCGCCTTTGGGGgcaacctggggctggggggcctctATGGCGCCGGGGCCACGCTGGGCTCAGGGGGCCTCTGCACCTTTGGCAGACCCTacgcttctcctgcctgcagcccttgtgCCCTGCCCCGCTACAGCAGGAAGCTCTGGGACACCTGTGGGCCCTGCTAG
- the LOC141971525 gene encoding feather keratin 3-like, with protein sequence MSCYDLCPPKSGVAVPQPIAESCNELCARQCPDSSAFIQPPPVVVTFPGPILSSFPQQAVVGSSGAPAFGGNLGLGGLYGAGATLGSGGLCTFGRPYASPACSPCALPRYSRKLWDTCGPC encoded by the coding sequence ATGTCTTGCTACGACCTGTGCCCACCGAAAAGCGGCGTCGCCGTCCCCCAGCCCATCGCTGAGAGCTGCAACGAGCTGTGTGCCCGGCAGTGCCCCGACTCGTCGGCCTTCATCCAGCCGCCCCCCGTCGTCGTCACCttccccggccccatcctcagctccttcccccagcaagccGTGGTGGGCTCGTCCGGAGCCCCCGCCTTTGGGGgcaacctggggctggggggcctctATGGCGCCGGGGCCACGCTGGGCTCAGGGGGCCTCTGCACCTTTGGCAGACCCTacgcttctcctgcctgcagcccttgtgCCCTGCCCCGCTACAGCAGGAAGCTCTGGGACACCTGTGGGCCCTGCTAG